A window of the Miscanthus floridulus cultivar M001 chromosome 14, ASM1932011v1, whole genome shotgun sequence genome harbors these coding sequences:
- the LOC136504036 gene encoding uncharacterized protein, with the protein MGQFATRLSAMEGRTSPSPAGPSSLVSPSTALPYGLPGYGGIPPLPTTDSAVVHTAAQGQQSGPPPMLPIHQIPFPHSPSPLPSFDMSLPQQQPAPYEGHADELGVPRFQKLNFPTFDGVDDPLGWLNKCDHFFRAQRTPEGDKLWLASFHMNGVAQQWYYMLERDYGDVSAVSWPLFKALCYQRFGPALATNHLSDLARLPFEGSVQRYQEVFLARLAHAEPLTPMQQVRLFTGGLPEPIRTDVELQGPTDLQRAMGLARAYERHAAALVPVAPSQPPRPPPRQQLLALLAPTSTQLQLPAPAANPTPPPRPFKRLSPTEMADCRSKGLCYNCDEPYVRGHRCQRLFYLEVTDFHDSEPPLPDEEQSPQPAVDELPPLILLSAITDIRTVDTMQVHIAIGNYELTALIDSGSTHNFISSAAARRVGLHFQDSKGAHVVVANGDRVACHGLACAVAICIGEEHFTVDCYTIPLDCYDMVLGVKYLRTLGPILWDFDDLCMAFWHNGKRVLWKGIGSMRTDTPPAGRLHAVHDAEPALLDRLLDSFSDIFESPAGLPPARPCDHRIHLLPNTVPVAVRPYRYP; encoded by the coding sequence ATGGGCCAGTTCGCCACAAGGCTGTCGGCCATGGAGGGCCGCACTTCACCATCACCAGCCGGTCCATCGTCCCTCGTCTCGCCGTCCACCGCTCTCCCGTATGGGCTGCCGGGGTACGGCGGCATCCCACCGTTGCCTACCACGGACTCCGCCGTGGTCCATACCGCGGCGCAGGGGCAGCAGTCAGGGCCACCACCGATGCTGCCAATCCACCAGATTCCGTTCCCACATTCGCCGTCTCCATTGCCGTCGTTCGACATGTCCCTGCCTCAGCAGCAACCGGCGCCGTACGAGGGACACGCCGACGAGTTGGGCGTTCCGCGCTTCCAGAAACTGAACTTCCCCACGTTCGACGGCGTCGACGACCCTCTCGGCTGGCTGAACAAGTGTGACCACTTCTTCAGGGCACAGCGCACGCCGGAGGGCGACAAGTTATGGCTGGCGTCCTTTCACATGAATGGTGTGGCGCAGCAGTGGTACTACATGCTCGAGCGCGACTACGGCGACGTCAGCGCCGTCTCCTGGCCGCTGTTCAAGGCACTATGTTACCAGCGCTTCGGACCAGCCCTAGCCACCAACCATCTCTCCGATTTGGCGCGGCTACCGTTCGAGGGATCCGTTCAGCGGTACCAGGAGGTGTTCCTGGCTCGGCTAGCGCACGCCGAGCCCCTCACCCCGATGCAGCAGGTGCGGCTCTTCACCGGGGGCCTACCCGAACCCATCCGCACCGATGTGGAGCTGCAGGGGCCTACTGATCTCCAGCGGGCCATGGGATTGGCCCGTGCATACGAGCGCCACGCGGCTGCCCTGGTGCCGGTGGCGCCCAGCCAGCCACCACGCCCACCGCCGCGACAGCAGCTGCTGGCCCTGCTAGCGCCAACGTCGACACAGCTGCAGCTGCCGGCGCCGGCCGCGAACCCGACTCCTCCACCTCGACCGTTCAAACGGCTGTCGCCAACGGAGATGGCGGATTGCCGGAGCAAAGGGCTGTGCTACAACTGCGACGAGCCGTACGTTCGCGGCCACCGATGCCAGCGCCTCTTCTACTTGGAGGTCACCGACTTCCACGACTCGGAGCCCCCCCTGCCGGATGAGGAGCAGTCCCCACAGCCGGCGGTAGACGAGCTGCCACCGCTTATCTTGCTGAGCGCGATCACCGACATTCGGACGGTGGACACGATGCAAGTCCACATCGCCATCGGCAACTATGAGCTCACTGCCCTCATCGACTCCGGGTCCACTCATAACTTCATCAGCTCCGCTGCAGCTCGTCGCGTCGGCCTCCACTTCCAAGACAGCAAGGGCGCTCACGTGGTGGTTGCCAACGGCGACCGCGTGGCGTGCCACGGCCTGGCTTGCGCCGTAGCCATCTGCATCGGCGAAGAACACTTCACTGTCGACTGCTACACCATTCCACTCGACTGCTACGACATGGTCCTGGGTGTCAAGTACTTACGCACCCTGGGCCCTATCTTGTGGGACTTCGACGACCTGTGCATGGCGTTCTGGCACAACGGCAAGCGCGTCCTCTGGAAGGGGATCGGCTCCATGCGCACGGACACTCCACCAGCGGGGCGACTGCATGCGGTTCACGATGCCGAGCCAGCATTATTGGACCGGCTGCTGGACTCCTTCAGCGACATCTTCGAGTCCCCAGCCGGCCTGCCACCCGCACGCCCCTGTGATCATCGCATTCATCTGCTGCCGAACACCGTGCCGGTTGCGGTCCGCCCCTACCGATATCCGTAG